The proteins below are encoded in one region of Saccopteryx leptura isolate mSacLep1 chromosome 1, mSacLep1_pri_phased_curated, whole genome shotgun sequence:
- the SFRP2 gene encoding secreted frizzled-related protein 2, which translates to MPQGPGSLLLLVLASHCCLGSARGLFFGQPDFSYKRSNCKPIPANLQLCHGIEYQNMRLPNLLGHETMKEVLEQAGAWIPLVMKQCHPDTKKFLCSLFAPVCLDDLDEIIQPCHSLCVQVKDRCAPVMSAFGFPWPDMLECDRFPQDNDLCIPLASSDHLLPATEEAPKVCEACKNKNEDDNDIMETLCKNDFALKIKVKEITYINRDTKIILETKSKTIYKLNGVSERDLKKSVLWLKDSLQCTCEEMNDINAPYLVMGQKLGGELVITSVKRWQKGQREFKRISRSIRKLQC; encoded by the exons ATGCCGCAAGGCCCCGGctcgctgctgctgctggtcctcGCCTCGCACTGCTGCCTGGGCTCCGCGCGCGGGCTGTTCTTCGGCCAGCCCGACTTCTCCTACAAGCGCAGCAATTGCAAGCCCATCCCCGCCAACCTGCAGCTGTGTCACGGCATAGAGTACCAGAACATGCGGCTGCCCAACCTGCTGGGCCACGAGACCATGAAGGAGGTGCTGGAGCAGGCGGGCGCCTGGATCCCGCTGGTCATGAAGCAGTGCCACCCAGACACCAAGAAGTTCCTGTGCTCGCTCTTCGCCCCGGTCTGCCTCGATGATCTGGACGAAATCATCCAACCGTGCCACTCACTTTGCGTACAGGTGAAGGACCGCTGCGCTCCAGTCATGTCCGCCTTCGGCTTCCCCTGGCCAGACATGCTCGAGTGCGACCGTTTCCCCCAGGACAACGACCTCTGCATCCCCCTCGCTAGCAGCGACCACCTCCTGCCGGCCACCGAAGAAG CCCCAAAGGTCTGTGAAGCCTGCAAAAATAAAAACGAAGATGACAACGACATAATGGAAACTCTTTGTAAAAATGATTTTG CactgaaaataaaagtgaaggaGATAACCTACATCAACCGAGATACGAAAATCATCCTGGAGACCAAGAGCAAGACCATTTACAAGCTGAACGGGGTGTCTGAACGGGACCTGAAGAAGTCGGTGCTGTGGCTCAAAGACAGCTTGCAGTGCACCTGCGAGGAGATGAATGACATCAATGCGCCCTACCTGGTCATGGGACAGAAACTGGGCGGGGAGCTGGTGATCACCTCGGTGAAGCGGTggcagaaggggcagagagagttCAAGCGCATCTCCCGCAGCATCCGCAAGCTGCAGTGCTAG